The Spirulina subsalsa PCC 9445 region CAATATAGCCGACGAGTCGCTGTTGATTGTTGTGATATTCGTAGTTCGGCTGTAGAGAAATGCCTGTAGTTTGGAGTTGTTCCACATTGCGCGATCGCAATACATTCACCACCCCATTCATCCGGCGAGCGACTTCCGCCTGTACTGCGGTGGCGCTACTTTCTCGCACTTCCACCCCCAGCGTCACATCCGCTAGGGTGGCGGCGATACTCTCCCGGCCTTGTCCCGTGACCGTGAGGGTGCGTAATAGGCGTTCTTGGGCGCGGGCGCTCATGGGCAGAGTGAGGGCAACGAGGGCTAAACTGAGGGCTAACCAGCGTGAGGGATGTTGGACGGGTAGCAGGGCAGATGGTAAAGATTTCATAGCGGGAATCAACTCCTCATGATATTGTTTCCATGCTAGAAAATCCTGACGCGGTTGTGTCTCAGGTTACAGTTTTGGCAACGAAAAATTTAACTAAAATTATGGTTCTGATTTTAACCAACGATGATGGAATTGATGCGCCGGGGATTCGGGCGCTAGAGCAAGCCATCGCCCAAGATGCCCTGATTTTCGCCCCTCAAGGTCAATTATCGGGCTGTGGGCATCAGGTGACGACGGGGGATCCCTTGCAGGTGGAACGGCGCTCTGAAACCGAATATGCGATCGCCGGAACCCCTGCCGATTGTACCCGCGTGGCTCTGTCCCACTACGGCAGCGAGATTGATTGGGTTCTCTCCGGGATTAATGCCGGGGGAAATTTGGGCATAGATGTCTACATCTCCGGCACCGTGGCCGCCGTGCGAGAAGCCGCCATCCACAATATCCCCGCCATTGCCATCTCCCACTGGATTAAGCGCCCCTTGGTGATTGACTGGGACATTACCACCCAAAGAGCCGCTAGGGTACTTGACAAATTGATGAACTTACCCTTACCCCCTAAAAGTTTTTGGAATGTCAACCTCCCCCACCTGCCCCCCGGCTCCCCGGAACCGGAACTGGTGTTCTGTGAACCTAGTACCGATCCCTTGCCCTTGAACTATCGTATAGAGGGGGAGTTGTATCACTACGAGGGGGTCTATGAAGAGCGCGATCGCACCCCCGGCAGCGATGTAGATGTGTGTTTTGGGGGCAATATTGCCATCACCCAGATTCGTTTATAAAAATTGGCGTTATCATGACAGCACAAGCCCGCGCCCTTGTCCTTCCCACAGGGGCGACGATAGGCTAAAACACCAGACTGTGGCAACGAATCATGACCTATACAACGGAGCAACTGATCGAGATTCTGGAGCAAGAACTCCGCGCCAGTTGGCAAGGGGAACGGGTATTATTATCCGCCGAACAACGGTTTAATGATCCCGTCCTCGCCCCCCTCCTCGGAAGTCACAAAATCGGCAAAGTCTACGCCTATCGAGAATTTCGTGAGCAAGTTCACCAGTACCAAAAAGACCAGCAAGTATCCGGTTTAGTCTGGCGAACTTGTCACTTTAAAGGGCAAAGTGTGCGTTATCCCGAACTACACAATCAACTGATTGCTTTGGAACAGGATAAAGACATCCTGCTACAAAGTAAGGCCAGCGTTTTAGAATTTTGGCATCAAACCACCCCCGGCCTAAAATTATGGTTAGCAGGGCATGATCCCCAAGCCATCACCCCGGAATTAGTAGAACAATTGGCACAGGATGCAGAATGGGCGGAAGTAGATGCCACCTTTACGGAACTCTATCTGGGTCTATGTTGGGGGAATCCTCAAGAGTGTCATTATCAGTGGGCTATGCCAGAATCAGGATGTCGGAGAATTGTTGCCGCTCCCAACCGTCCTAGTTTAATGAAAGTCTAGTCATGTGGAAAATTCGTTCTGGGTGGATCATGTTAAGTGCGATCGCCCTTTTGTCCCCTTCTCCTGCCCTACAAGCCCAAAGCTGCACCGCCGGAAGCAGTTGCCCCCCTCCCCCCCTACAAGTGATTCCCGGTCAATTAGTGCGCGTTGAAGTGATCAATCGTACCCCCATCCCCATTCAAATTGAACAACTCTACGCCACCGGCCCAATGTATCTCAATCCGGGTGAAATTTCTCCCCTCTTATTTGGCAACACCATCCGCAACTTTTCCCTCATTTTTTGGGAACCCACCGGGAGAAAATTGTTTGCCAATGTCTTCCAACCGGAGGAACAAGTTCTGCGCATTGAGATTTTACCCGGTGGAGAAATTGAAGGAGAAGGGGCCGTTTATTTGCGCAACGATGGGCGAATTGATGTGTTTTGATAGGCAGAATTGCCAATAGAATGGGAGAGCGGGATCCCTATCATGAATCATGTTTGATAATATTTGCAAATACATTGCCGAAGAATTCCCCCTAGACATTGCCACCTGGTTACTGGGGGAACCGCCGAGCCGATTAGCCTAGTTGAACAAAAATAGCGACGCAATCCCCCACCTCGCCCCAGGCAGGTGGGGAGAGATTCATCGTCAGTAGTGATAACGAAGTTGGGCAATTTGGATCGCATTATTTTCAACCTTGTAAACGATGCGATGCTCGTCTGTGATTCGCCGTGACCAATATCCAGACAAGCCATGTTTGAGTGGCTCTGGTTTGCCGATGCCAGTAAAGGGGTGTCGCTGAATATCTTTGATCAGGGCATTGATACGCTTGAGAATTTTACGATCGCACTCCTGCCAATATAAATAATCTGCCCACGCATTTTCAGCAAAAATCAGCGTCACCCGATCAACTCCCGTTCTTGGCCGCCGCCTGATTCTAGTTCTGCAATAGAATCGAGTAATCGTCGGGCATTCGTGGGACTACGGAATAAATAGGCCGTTTCCGTCAAAGATTCGTACTCTTCCCGTGAAAGCATTACTACCCCTCGACCATCAGGCCGAGTAATGGCGATCGCCCTGTGACTCTCACAAACCTTATCCAATGTTGCCGCTAAATCGGCATTGAGCATTTGATCCGTAATCTGTTCCATAAGACCACTAGCCTTCAAAAATCGTGGATCATCGTCCGATCACCATCCTAACGCAGTTCTCACCATGGACTCAAAAAAGCACAGGCCTGCATAGGGTACGGTATAAAAAAACTAATGCCACGAGAGTTACAAGTTTTTGGGGAGCCAGAAAACTAACACATTCCACAGAACTATTCTTCAACCAACCGGGTTTATTACCCTTTGCAATTCTAAGCCAAAACGAGGACAAAGCCGACGTACTGCGAGACGTTGCCCGCAGAATTGAGGAACTCCCCAACCGTCGAATCCGGGCAGACATTGCCTCTTCTACTTCCATCTTGGCTGGGCTAATATATGAAAGAATCTGTGATCTATCAAGACCTAATCCGAGAAGGAAGGGAGCAAGGGATTCAGCAAGGGAGGCAGGAAATAGCCATCCATTTACTGGAGTGTGGCATGAGTGTAGAACAGGTTGCCGATTTGAGCAAACTTTCTGTTGAGCAAGTGCAAGCACTTCGGGACAATCTGGAAAACGCTACTGAGTCGGAGTGAGGGGACGGATAGCCACAAGGAAGAGTGTCAAGGTTGTGCATTCTTCCTTGATAAGCTAAGACCCATTTTTTATCGGTAAATCTCCCGTCGGTGTCCAAGTTCCAACACCAAAATTCCCTCCTGATTACCTTGCAGTTCGTAGATCACGCGGTAATCTCCTACACGCAGTCTAAACAATCCTTTCACCCCTTTAAGGGCTTTAACATTGGATAAATTGACGGTTTCGGCTAACTCTTTTAGGCGACTCTCCAGACGCTTTTGTAAAGCTTCGGGCAACTTTTTGAGTTGTTTTTTTGCTTTTTTATTCATTTTAATTTCCATGTTTGAAATCACTTTTAAAGTGGATGATTTCAAACTAAAAGAAGCTAAATAGAGAATAAATTAGCGAAAAATAGAATTAAAATATAATCAAATAGAAAATCTCTATTTGTAGGTTGGGTGAAGCGATAGCGTAACCCAACAAATGGGTCAAGCAAAAAATACAAAACAATTAGTTACAATCTATTGTTTTTTGGGTAAATGTTTTACACTAGAATAAAAGGACTAGATTTTAGGTGAGATGAGTAACCCACAAATTTACAGCCAGTTTTTAGAAGAATTAGCCAACAAATATGGTTTTTATGGCGACACCCGAAAAGCCTTTTTAGTTCGCTTTGCCCATGAAAATGCGGTTAAACCTCATACAGAATTGCGAATTGATTGGACAAGAGATCCAGTTGAAAAAGAACAAAAGCTTCTAGATGAGTTAAAAAATAATATTTACCCTGTTTTACAAAAAGAAGGCTGTGATATCCCAGAAAACAATAAGCGAGGAAGAAGCAAAAAAGGTGAAAGTCCTTGGGAAAAAGCTCACCGTTGGTTATGGCAGATTAAGTTTACAGAATGGGAAAAAAGCCATAATTCATCTATAGTTCTAGAAAAATCAATTGACTGGCAAAAGATTTGTATAGATATTCTGAATGAGCTACCCAAGAGACATCAAGCGACAGGACGAGGAATGGGGCATGAAGTTAATATTGATGTACCTTTAGGATTAGTTAAGTCCGAAACAACATCCCGATGTAATTCTGACGCAGAGAATACAGACTCAGTGATGCAGCAAGGTCAATTGCCAGATAAGACAGAAATTGAAAAAAGCTATGAATATCAAGAGTTTTTAGATGAGATTATTAGGAAAACGAGTAATAATTTGGCAATTGTAGGAGAACCGGGGGCAGGTAAAACAACTTGGTTAGATAGAATTAGTCAGGAAATAAAACAGGATTTTTGTGTGATTTGGATTCCTTTAGAAAATTTAGGGGGATTAACTCTTGAGGAGTATTTATTGACAAAATGGCTTAAAGATACTTTGAAGGTTTTAGAGCCAACAGAACAGCAAAAACAAGCTCTAGTTGACTTATTTAGTAGTGATAGAGTGTGGTTATTGTTGGATGGAGTGGATGAGATGAAAACTGAAGTTTCTCCCCTCAGTAATATTAACAAATTTTTGACTGGATGGGTTAAAAAAGCGCGAGTTGTTTTAACCTGTCGTCTCAATATTTGGGAAGCTAATCCTAATGGGTTGCCTGAGTTTGAAACCTATCGCACTCTTGACTTTAATCAGGAACAGGTTAAGGATTTTATTGTTCAGTGGTTTGGTCAGAAACCGGGTTTTTAACAAGGGTTGGAGGCAGTTATGAGAGGATGAACGCAACCCGGTTTCTTGCTGGGGTTGGTTTAGGGGAGGTATTAGGGGACGGATTCCTCCAAATTTCTGAGAAATATTTCTATGGTCAGCCTCTCTTTTGGACTGGCGCTTCTTTTGTTGCCAGTTGTGGCGGTGTTAGCGTTGAACACTTAAAGCGTTGTATCGAGAACCAAGCTGAATTATAAGGATTCGCTGCGCTCAGTCTGAGTTGGTCGCGATTCATCTCACTGTTAGGCGGCGCTCTAACTGGAGTCCTCTTACAACATTTAAGATAGAACAATCCCCTTGAAGGTGTACTTTTTACCACTTCAACTCATACAGTAAGGGGAATTCATGAATTCCCCTTACTACAATCTATTGAGGATTGCTCTAGCACTAAAATAATCTAGTCCTAGACCAGAATTTTGGCTTCTACTCGGCGGTGGCTAATTCGCCGTCGGTACTGCCACGACTGCGACGACGAGTTAAAGAATTAAACAGCATTTGACCAATGGCTTTGATCAAATTCCCTTCTAATTCTCCGAACATTTTCATATTCATACCGAACGCGTCATTCGCTTCATCAACAATGGCTTCAGCCGTTTGTTGATCCACAGGTAAACTGTCCATAGCAGCGCGATAGTTGGTTTTGAATGCTTTCTCATCGGGAATCTGATCAAACTCATAAAAAGCAGTCCCTTCGCCATCAGAAAGATTCATCGCTGTCTGAGCAATTTTTTTCAGGATTTGTCCTCCGGAAAGATCTCCCAGGTAACGGGTGTAAAGGTGTGCTACCAATAGCTCCGGCTTCTCATTCGCCACATCATGAATCCGCTTAACATAGGCTTGACCTGTGGGAGAAAGTTCAATTTCTTCGCGCCAGTTTGCGCCGTAGTAATAGAACAAATCTCGCTCTAAATTGGCTTTCCGGTTTAATTCAGGGAAATAAACCTTAGACAAAACGGGATGATCCTTGAGGCGTTCCATTTCTTCTTCCATCGCCCCATAAACATAGTAGAGATTAGCCGCTAGTTTACGGTAAGAATTTTTCTCTACCACACCTTTGAGGAAGCATTTAATAAACCCCATGTTTTCCGCCATAGTATGGGATTTTTTCGTCCCTTCTCGTAGCATTGTGGCTAAATTAACTTCTGCTAAACTAACACTCATGTTATATATCCCGTTTTATGATCTTAAATGAATCGACATTAACAAACTGCCTAATTTGCTAGGTTAAACTGATTTGACAACGATTTGTGTTAAGAATCTTTACGAGCAAGGGCAACCAGAACCCAAATTTTGAGGGGAGAGTCCGGTTAACCCCCTAACCATTGCCGAGGGGATATGCCATCATAGAGGAGTTGTGAAGCAAGTGCAACATGGATAACAACAATTGGATTCAAGACCTGTTGATTGCCGGAGTGGGGACGACTTCCTTTGTCGCTGAGAAGTTGCGCGAAGTCGGGGATCAATTGGTAAAAGAGGGGAAAATTGACCCAGAACACGCCAAAACCATGGTTAATGATGTGATGGATCGCATCAAAAGCGATCAAGGGAATTTTGAAGAACAGATGCAGCGTCAAATTCGTAATGTACTACAGGATTTAGGGGTTTCCCGTCAGTCTGAGGTGGACGAATTACGGGGAAGGATTGATCGATTGGAGCGTCAGGTGAGAGATTTAGAGAATAAGATCTGGCGTTAAGCACCATCAGGAGAATGTATGAGAGAGATTTTACTTAGTTTTGGGGTTGTTGTTGTCTGTAGCTTGCTTCTAGTCCTGTCCCTCCTGTTTAATAGTGGTAAGGGCCAAGAGGCGATCGCCTCAGAAACACTGACCCCCTCTAACTTACCCCGTGCCGAAGTGCCTAGCGGAGTGTTGGCAACACCTCCCCTCGTGGCTTCTGCGGCGGATTTACTACCAGTAGAAAATAATAACGTGGAAAATATCGTAACGACCGACTCCGGTTTACAGTATGAAGAGATTGTTGAGGGTACCGGAGCCAGTCCGCAAAAAGGACAAACTGTTGTCGTTCATTACACCGGAACCCTAGAAAACGGTCAAAAATTTGATAGTTCTCGCGATCGCGGTCAACCCTTCTCCTTTAAAATTGGCGTTGGACAAGTGATCAAAGGTTGGGATGAAGGCGTTGGCTCCATGAAAGTGGGAGGACGACGTAAACTGATTATCCCCTCTGAACTCGGCTACGGAGCGCGGGGTGCAGGTGGGGTCATTCCCCCCAATGCAACCCTCATTTTCGATGTAGAATTATTGAAAATCGGGGCCTAAAGCCTTAGTGACACACCACCACTGTTAGAATCCCTCTAACCCTCGACTTTGAGGTTTAGGGGGTTCTCCTTGGCAAGGATCCCCATCTTCTTAAGCCTTGCCTTTTCCTCATTCTTCACCCTATTTTGCCCCATGACCGAAAGTTACACCGTAGAAATCACTCATCAGGGAACCACCTACACCCTGAAAGCTCCCGCCCATCAAACTATTTTACAAACGGCTTTAGATGAAGGGATCGAACTCCCGAACTCCTGCAATGCCGGGGTTTGCACCACCTGCGGCGCGAAAATTCTCTCAGGAGAAGTCGATCAAAGTGATGCAATGGGGGTATCTCCTGACTTACAAAAAGAAGGCTATGCCTTACTTTGTGTCGCCTATCCTCGTTCTGATCTCAAAATTATTTCTGACCAAGAGGAAGAAATTTATAAGCGTCAATTTGGAGCAGGTTAAACCCCTTTTGTTGGGGGAATTCATGAATCCCCCTGACCTTATTCTGAGTCTCTTTGATCATTAATTTACAACTCTTTAAACCCTTTAGCAATTGCCATGACTACTCATTTCATTACCGCCGAAATTGACCTCCAAGACAGTCCTGTTCAACTGCAAAAAGCCATTGAGGCTGAGTTAGAAAAACGGGGAGAACCCTTGCGTTGGGCGATTACAGACGTTAACACCGAACAAGAAACCGTGCAAGTTGAAGCCGTTGTCACCCAAGATGCGATCGCTTGAACTTCGTCTGTCACCTGTGGTATAGTAAGCCCAGAGAGAAAAGAAAAGAGAACAGAAAGAGGGGGAACTCACCCCCTCTTTCTGTGTAATGGGGGTTGGCTGAAAAAGTCAAGGAAGAGGCAAAAGGTAAAAGTTTTGACCCATTCCCATTACCTATTACCTATTCTCTATTCCCTTAAGTTAACCCATAGACTTTTTCTAGTAACAGTGTTTGACTTTGAGCTTGAGTGAGAGGTTCTTCCCGTTCCTCCTCCGGAACATCTTGACCAAAGAAACTAATAGCAATATTTCCCCCCACCTCATTCAAAGAACGCTGCATCTGGTCTAAAAACTCGTGTAAACCAATCTCAATGACATCTTCAATAGTGCAGTATCCCAAACGAGAACATAAACGACCGAGGGAGCGTTCAGCCGGATTTGACCAACTCCCGACTGGAGTATTCGTAATCTTATGCAGGGACTTTTCCGACCGAGAAACACAGAAATTAATCGAGCGGGGAAAATCATGATCTAAAATCAAAAACTCCGCCACCGCCGAGGGATTAATTCGATGTTGTTGTTTACGGTACATTTCATAGGCGCTCGCCGATTTTAACAACGCCATCCATTGGATTTGGTCTAAAGGCGTTCCCACCCATTGAGCAGATGGTAAGAGAATAAAATATTTAACATCTAAAATGCGCGTGGTTTTATCCGCCCGTTCTAATAAGCGTCCCACATAGCCAAAATGCCATCCTTCATTGTGAGTCATGGTGGCATCCATCACCCCGGCAAAACGATGACTCGCCCGCTTCACTTGTCGGTAAAAATCCGGTAACATATCGACGTGAATCTGAGAGGCGGCCTCTTTAACCATTAAGTAAAAATCATTCACTTCCTCCCACATTTCTGAGGAAATAATTTCTCGAATTGAGCGGGCATTTTCTCGGGCAATTTGCAGGGAAGACAAAATAGAATTGTCATATTTTGCGTCAAAGGTCAAAAAGTGAATGACATTATCGGCTGTAGCTTCTCCATAACGTTCCATAAATAGTTCATGGTCCCCGGTAGTGGTGACTAAGGGCAACCATTGCTGGGTTACTCCGGGCGGTAAATCTAACATCATATTGAGGTTCACATCAACAAACCGCGCAATATTATCCGCCCGTTCAATATAGCGATTTAACCAATAAATCGAATCAGCAACACGACTTAGCATTATTAGTGTATCAATTGAGTGTGGATAGAGGCTTTAGACGAATGTCTAGCAAGCCGAAAAAAAGACATCACCCTTGATAATTGATAGATGAAGAATCAATTATTGGGTTAAAACCCAAGTGTCTTTACTGCCACCTCCTTGGGAAGAATTAACAACTAAAGAACCTTTGCGTAAAGCCACACGAGTTAAGCCACCGGGATGAACATAAATTTCATCGCCGCGATGGAGAATATAGGGGCGTAAATCCACATGACGGCCTTCGATACGGTCTTCAATTAATGTGGGAACGCGGGATAAACAAAGGGTCGGTTGAGCAATATAGTTCCGGGGGTTGGCTTCAATTTTTTTGGCAAAGATTTCCCGTTCCGTTTCGCTGGCTTGGGTTCCCACTAACATCCCATATCCCCCAGCTTCATTGGCTGCCTTGACCACTAATTGGTCAAGGTTTTGTAACACATAGTCTCGGTCTTGGTCTTGCCAACAGAGATAGGTGGGGACATTGGCTAAAATGGGGTCTTCGTTGAGGTAATACCGAATCATTTCCGGGACGTAGGCATAGACCACTTTATCATCAGCCACTCCGGTTCCCGGGGCGTTGGCGAGGGCAACTCGTCCAGCGCGATAGACTTCCATTAGACCGGGAACTCCCAGTAAAGAGTCAGGTCGGAAGGCGAGGGGGTCAAGGAAGGTGTCATCCACTCGTCGGTAAAGGACATCGACCCGGCGTAGCCCTTTGGTGGTCTTCATTTGCAGGTAGCCATCGACCACGACCAAATCCCGACCTTCGACTAATTCCACGCCCATCTGTTGGGCTAAGAAAGAGTGTTCAAAGTAGGCGGAGTTATACATCCCTGGGGTGAGGACGGCGACAGTAGGGTTTTGTAGGTAGGGGGGAGCGAGATTGAGTAAGGTTTCCAGCAGGTGACTGGGGTAGTCGTCTACCGGTTGGATGGCGAGATTTTGGAAGATTTTGGGTAGGGTACTTTTCATCACCCGGCGATTTTCCAGAACGTAGGAAATGCCCGAGGGGACGCGCAGGTTATCTTCTAGAAC contains the following coding sequences:
- a CDS encoding SIMPL domain-containing protein; its protein translation is MKSLPSALLPVQHPSRWLALSLALVALTLPMSARAQERLLRTLTVTGQGRESIAATLADVTLGVEVRESSATAVQAEVARRMNGVVNVLRSRNVEQLQTTGISLQPNYEYHNNQQRLVGYIGTSTVSYRTPSNEAGAVIDAAIQAGATRIDGIRLTASDSAISAAQKVALQAATQDAKAQADAVLATLNLTRQEIISISINSATPPSPRPLMQRAEAMTADATPIIGGEQDVQASVTLEIRY
- the surE gene encoding 5'/3'-nucleotidase SurE gives rise to the protein MVLILTNDDGIDAPGIRALEQAIAQDALIFAPQGQLSGCGHQVTTGDPLQVERRSETEYAIAGTPADCTRVALSHYGSEIDWVLSGINAGGNLGIDVYISGTVAAVREAAIHNIPAIAISHWIKRPLVIDWDITTQRAARVLDKLMNLPLPPKSFWNVNLPHLPPGSPEPELVFCEPSTDPLPLNYRIEGELYHYEGVYEERDRTPGSDVDVCFGGNIAITQIRL
- a CDS encoding Txe/YoeB family addiction module toxin, encoding MTLIFAENAWADYLYWQECDRKILKRINALIKDIQRHPFTGIGKPEPLKHGLSGYWSRRITDEHRIVYKVENNAIQIAQLRYHY
- a CDS encoding type II toxin-antitoxin system Phd/YefM family antitoxin, translated to MEQITDQMLNADLAATLDKVCESHRAIAITRPDGRGVVMLSREEYESLTETAYLFRSPTNARRLLDSIAELESGGGQERELIG
- a CDS encoding type II toxin-antitoxin system RelE family toxin gives rise to the protein MNKKAKKQLKKLPEALQKRLESRLKELAETVNLSNVKALKGVKGLFRLRVGDYRVIYELQGNQEGILVLELGHRREIYR
- a CDS encoding NACHT domain-containing protein, with amino-acid sequence MSNPQIYSQFLEELANKYGFYGDTRKAFLVRFAHENAVKPHTELRIDWTRDPVEKEQKLLDELKNNIYPVLQKEGCDIPENNKRGRSKKGESPWEKAHRWLWQIKFTEWEKSHNSSIVLEKSIDWQKICIDILNELPKRHQATGRGMGHEVNIDVPLGLVKSETTSRCNSDAENTDSVMQQGQLPDKTEIEKSYEYQEFLDEIIRKTSNNLAIVGEPGAGKTTWLDRISQEIKQDFCVIWIPLENLGGLTLEEYLLTKWLKDTLKVLEPTEQQKQALVDLFSSDRVWLLLDGVDEMKTEVSPLSNINKFLTGWVKKARVVLTCRLNIWEANPNGLPEFETYRTLDFNQEQVKDFIVQWFGQKPGF
- a CDS encoding heme oxygenase (biliverdin-producing); protein product: MSVSLAEVNLATMLREGTKKSHTMAENMGFIKCFLKGVVEKNSYRKLAANLYYVYGAMEEEMERLKDHPVLSKVYFPELNRKANLERDLFYYYGANWREEIELSPTGQAYVKRIHDVANEKPELLVAHLYTRYLGDLSGGQILKKIAQTAMNLSDGEGTAFYEFDQIPDEKAFKTNYRAAMDSLPVDQQTAEAIVDEANDAFGMNMKMFGELEGNLIKAIGQMLFNSLTRRRSRGSTDGELATAE
- a CDS encoding phasin family protein, with amino-acid sequence MDNNNWIQDLLIAGVGTTSFVAEKLREVGDQLVKEGKIDPEHAKTMVNDVMDRIKSDQGNFEEQMQRQIRNVLQDLGVSRQSEVDELRGRIDRLERQVRDLENKIWR
- a CDS encoding FKBP-type peptidyl-prolyl cis-trans isomerase is translated as MREILLSFGVVVVCSLLLVLSLLFNSGKGQEAIASETLTPSNLPRAEVPSGVLATPPLVASAADLLPVENNNVENIVTTDSGLQYEEIVEGTGASPQKGQTVVVHYTGTLENGQKFDSSRDRGQPFSFKIGVGQVIKGWDEGVGSMKVGGRRKLIIPSELGYGARGAGGVIPPNATLIFDVELLKIGA
- a CDS encoding 2Fe-2S iron-sulfur cluster-binding protein, translating into MTESYTVEITHQGTTYTLKAPAHQTILQTALDEGIELPNSCNAGVCTTCGAKILSGEVDQSDAMGVSPDLQKEGYALLCVAYPRSDLKIISDQEEEIYKRQFGAG
- a CDS encoding alpha-E domain-containing protein translates to MLSRVADSIYWLNRYIERADNIARFVDVNLNMMLDLPPGVTQQWLPLVTTTGDHELFMERYGEATADNVIHFLTFDAKYDNSILSSLQIARENARSIREIISSEMWEEVNDFYLMVKEAASQIHVDMLPDFYRQVKRASHRFAGVMDATMTHNEGWHFGYVGRLLERADKTTRILDVKYFILLPSAQWVGTPLDQIQWMALLKSASAYEMYRKQQHRINPSAVAEFLILDHDFPRSINFCVSRSEKSLHKITNTPVGSWSNPAERSLGRLCSRLGYCTIEDVIEIGLHEFLDQMQRSLNEVGGNIAISFFGQDVPEEEREEPLTQAQSQTLLLEKVYGLT
- a CDS encoding circularly permuted type 2 ATP-grasp protein, with amino-acid sequence MQLETYDPESTTYYDELFEAMGKPRPAAVPLLEWMQGLNPKELQQHHQTAQIALFKLGVTFNVYSDTQGVERVLPFDIIPRIISAEDWQWLEQGLKQRITALNLFLHDIYHDQKIVQDGKIPAEIIQSAPGFLAPCQGLEPPTGVWCHITGTDLVRDRQGQWYVLEDNLRVPSGISYVLENRRVMKSTLPKIFQNLAIQPVDDYPSHLLETLLNLAPPYLQNPTVAVLTPGMYNSAYFEHSFLAQQMGVELVEGRDLVVVDGYLQMKTTKGLRRVDVLYRRVDDTFLDPLAFRPDSLLGVPGLMEVYRAGRVALANAPGTGVADDKVVYAYVPEMIRYYLNEDPILANVPTYLCWQDQDRDYVLQNLDQLVVKAANEAGGYGMLVGTQASETEREIFAKKIEANPRNYIAQPTLCLSRVPTLIEDRIEGRHVDLRPYILHRGDEIYVHPGGLTRVALRKGSLVVNSSQGGGSKDTWVLTQ